The window ATTGATTACATGAATGAAAGGCCTTCTGCCATGAATGCATTTGTCTCGGGTGAAGTGACAAAAGAAATAATGTCCGACTTATCTTGCAAGCTGATCAATGCACCACTTAAAGGAAGACAAGGCATCTATGGTGTATTGCAAATCAAAATACCGCTTGATCTTGTTTTTTCACCAACTCAGGATAAATTTGTCAGTATTATTGTAAATACGGCGGGAAGCGCGTTAGAAAATGCAATTTTATATGACCAATCTCATCGGGTCATTGAAGACCTGCAACTGATTAACGAAACGTCAAAAAAATTAAACAGCAATATGCATTTTGGGGAAATGACCGCATTTTTGAAGCAGCAATTGTTGAAAGCATTTCACCCATCTGAAATTGCATTCGTTTTTAACTGTGAAAGAGATAGCTACGACCTTTCTCCGTTGAGCACGGATTTTTTCAGGACTGAATCAGGGAAGAATTATATTGCATTCGCATCGAATCACCTGCAGAGCAACAAAGAAGCGTTGTTCGATGCAAATTTCAGTACTACTATGAACGAGTCACTTGCCTACGAATCAATCATTGCGATTCCGATTATGAATCAGGAGGTGCTCACAGGATTCGTTGTGTTAGTACATTTGAACCAGTACTTTTTTTCATTTGACAGCTTTAAGCTGATGCAATCTCTTATAGGACATTCTTCGCTTGCGCTTGCTAACTCGATATTGCGCGACCAGTTACAGGAACTTGTAGATAAAGACCATCTAACCAAGCTTTATACAAGAAGTTTTGTGGATAAGATTATTGAGAAATCGATTGTCGAAGATGAAACAGGTGTTTTTGTCCTCTTAGATGTCGATGACTTCAAAAAGGTAAATGACACTTATGGCCATGTAACAGGCGATGATGTGCTAAAGCAGATTGCATCTTTCATACTTGCGGAAATTGCCGATAAAGGTGTTGCTGGAAGGTGGGGAGGAGAGGAAATCGCTATCTTTTTGCCCTTAACAGGATTTGAAGAAGGAGTGTTATTTGCAGAACGGCTTGTCCGACTTATCCCTGCTGCCACTGAACCCGCGGTAACGGTATCGATTGGAATGCATAACTGGACCTCGAAACAACAGTCGACTTATAAAGATTTGTTTCAGCATACTGACGCGGCACTATATACCGCGAAAAACAATGGTAAAAACCAAGTGGTAATATATGGAGCGACAAGTTGTTTCTTTTCCTAACTACTAATAAAGGGTAAACTAATAACGAAGGAATGTGAGTATTCATAAAACATCAGGGGGGAATGAAAATGGACGGAAAAAATCTTCATAAAGATACAGTCGTTATTCATGAAGGCTATGATGACAGGGACCATCAGGGAAGTTTAGCAGTGCCGCTTTACCAGACCTCAACATACTCGTTTGAAACAGCGTTGCAAGGGGAAAATCGATTTTCAGGCGCTGAAGAGGGAAATATTTATTCCAGACTTGGCAATCCGACTGTTCATGTGTTGGAAGAGCGTATGGCAGCTCTTGAAAACGGTAACGGAGCGCTGGCGTTTGGTTCGGGAATGGCAGCAGTCAGTTCAATTCTTGTTCATTTGACAGAAGCGGGTGATCATATTCTTTGTTCCCGC of the Sporosarcina sp. FSL K6-1508 genome contains:
- a CDS encoding sensor domain-containing diguanylate cyclase; this encodes MTDHQLTMFKIKSDLMDLWTENTALHSYEQWFEALKPTLVHHFHIAEADFFIYDKTSFMPLKGHKSISQRRDTLPFDTLETGDSLTHAILISQIREKGFSYADDFLLFRNLKSEPLGLLILKSTDDWNAFAASPYLQELEKVVSHLIQMVRKMVFLVKEEKSSRHLFGVTEIFNSTMQSNVILDGVVNAVSKSFPSAHVELLLSHDQKGLMHNYKLIDYMNERPSAMNAFVSGEVTKEIMSDLSCKLINAPLKGRQGIYGVLQIKIPLDLVFSPTQDKFVSIIVNTAGSALENAILYDQSHRVIEDLQLINETSKKLNSNMHFGEMTAFLKQQLLKAFHPSEIAFVFNCERDSYDLSPLSTDFFRTESGKNYIAFASNHLQSNKEALFDANFSTTMNESLAYESIIAIPIMNQEVLTGFVVLVHLNQYFFSFDSFKLMQSLIGHSSLALANSILRDQLQELVDKDHLTKLYTRSFVDKIIEKSIVEDETGVFVLLDVDDFKKVNDTYGHVTGDDVLKQIASFILAEIADKGVAGRWGGEEIAIFLPLTGFEEGVLFAERLVRLIPAATEPAVTVSIGMHNWTSKQQSTYKDLFQHTDAALYTAKNNGKNQVVIYGATSCFFS